From Magnolia sinica isolate HGM2019 chromosome 13, MsV1, whole genome shotgun sequence, one genomic window encodes:
- the LOC131223707 gene encoding glycylpeptide N-tetradecanoyltransferase 1 → MVGSNSAPGSSDQDPQANPDTIVNSNTNPPSDSDGPSIENLARRVQESLSLGKKQHKFWETQPVGQFKDVGDASLPEGPIESPTPLSEVKQEPYNLPSPYEWVTCDIDLADTCTEIYNLLTNNYVEDDENMFRFNYSKEFLRWALRPPGSFRSWHIGVRVKVSKKLVAFITGVPARIRVRDDVVKMAEINFLCVHKKLRSKRLAPVMIKEVTRRVHLENMWHAAYTAGIVLPTPITTCQYWHRSLNPKKLIDVGFSRLGARMTMSRTIKLYKLPESTATTGFRKMELRDVPAVTRLLRSYLSQFVVAPDFDEDDVEHWLLPTENVVDSYLVESPETHEITDFCSFYTLPSTILGNQNHSALKAAYSYYNVSTRTPLLQLVNDMLIVAKQKDYDVFNALDVMHNESVLKELKFGPGDGQLHYYLYNYRLRHPLKPSELGLVLL, encoded by the coding sequence ATGGTCGGCAGCAATTCGGCACCAGGTTCCTCTGATCAGGACCCACAAGCCAACCCTGATACCATTGTGAATTCAAATACTAATCCACCATCAGACAGCGATGGACCATCAATAGAAAACCTTGCACGAAGGGTGCAAGAATCACTCTCTCTCGGAAAGAAACAACACAAGTTCTGGGAGACCCAACCTGTTGGGCAGTTTAAGGATGTTGGGGATGCGAGCTTGCCTGAAGGCCCGATTGAATCGCCAACCCCCTTATCAGAAGTGAAACAGGAGCCATACAATCTCCCGAGCCCATATGAGTGGGTGACATGTGACATTGACTTGGCAGATACCTGCACCGAGATCTACAATCTTCTTACCAATAACTATGTTGAGGACGATGAGAATATGTTCCGTTTCAATTATTCCAAGGAGTTTCTCCGATGGGCTCTCCGCCCACCTGGTTCCTTTAGAAGCTGGCACATCGGGGTTCGTGTCAAAGTCTCTAAAAAGTTGGTCGCATTCATTACGGGCGTGCCTGCAAGGATCCGGGTTCGTGATGACGTCGTGAAAATGGCAGAGATTAATTTCCTATGTGTTCACAAGAAGCTTCGGTCGAAGAGGCTTGCACCGGTTATGATTAAAGAGGTTACAAGGAGGGTGCATTTGGAGAATATGTGGCACGCTGCATACACAGCTGGGATTGTTCTCCCGACGCCAATCACGACTTGCCAATACTGGCATCGGTCATTGAACCCAAAGAAGCTTATTGATGTCGGGTTTTCTAGGCTTGGGGCGCGCATGACGATGAGCCGTACAATTAAGCTCTATAAGTTGCCAGAATCGACTGCTACTACTGGTTTTCGGAAGATGGAGCTACGGGACGTTCCGGCAGTGACGCGGCTGCTTAGGAGCTACTTGAGCCAGTTTGTTGTGGCTCCGGATTTTGATGAAGATGACGTGGAGCATTGGCTTCTGCCTACCGAGAATGTCGTGGATAGTTACTTGGTTGAGAGCCCTGAGACTCATGAAATCACTGACTTCTGCAGCTTCTATACCCTTCCATCGACTATTCTTGGGAATCAGAATCACTCAGCCTTGAAGGCGGCCTATTCATATTATAACGTGTCTACCCGGACGCCTTTGCTACAGCTGGTGAATGATATGCTTATTGTCGCAAAACAGAAGGACTACGATGTCTTCAATGCTCTAGATGTAATGCACAACGAGTCGGTTTTGAAGGAACTGAAATTTGGGCCTGGAGATGGGCAGCTTCATTATTATCTGTACAATTACCGGTTAAGACATCCCTTGAAACCATCAGAGCTTGGGCTTGTTCTTTTGTAG